The Branchiostoma floridae strain S238N-H82 chromosome 10, Bfl_VNyyK, whole genome shotgun sequence genome has a segment encoding these proteins:
- the LOC118425138 gene encoding uncharacterized protein LOC118425138 translates to MARVAVPLVLLAVLAVVVEGAPPEIRPQNHAVVSDLLAQLFQASLQYQETNQAPLVNLQSQETGREVVSGQSGHQSGQEVLTGVDNNGKSFDCRCDILSAWRDPFCAYLCQQAIIG, encoded by the exons ATGGCCAGAGTTGCAGTTCCTTTGGTTTTGTTGGCGGTTCTGGCCGTAGTTGTGGAAG GGGCTCCTCCCGAGATTCGGCCGCAGAACCACGCTGTTGTCTCCGACCTACTGGCACAACTCTTCCAAgcctcgctgcagtaccaagagaccAACCAGGCTCCACTGGTCAACCTACAGTCGCAAGAAACTGGCCGGGAGGTGGTCAGTGGTCAGAGCGGTCATCAGAGTGGTCAGGAAGTCCTGACGGGCGTTGATAACAACGGAAAGTCATTCGACTGTCGCTGCGATATCCTCAGTGCCTGGAGGGACCCATTTTGTGCTTATCTGTGTCA GCAGGCGATTATTGGCTGa